The Candidatus Desulfatibia profunda DNA window ACCGGCCTATTATTGCGGTGCATAAGTGGTTTGCCCGGCGGCCGGGGACGCTTTTTCGGGGATTGCTGTTGTCCGAATTCATTGAAAAGCCGTTGCGCGAAGCTTTTTATGAATCCAATGAGTTGCATGGAATACGGGTGGCAGATCCTTTCATGGGCGGCGGCACGCCATTGATAGAGGCCAACCGGGTCGGCTGCGAGGTGATCGGCTATGACATCAACCCAATGGCATACTGGATCGTTAAGCAGCAACTGGAACATCTCGACCTTGCCGCTTATACCGATGCAGCCGAAAGATTAAGAGCATCCCTTGAAAAGCAAATAGGTCAACTCTATCACACGAGATGTGAATATTGTGATTCCGTTGATGCACATGTCAAGTATTTCCTCTGGGTCAAAGTCCAGGAGTGTACTGGATGCGGAAACGAATTGGACCTTTTCCCGGGCTACCTTGTTTCCCAAGACCGCAGGCATCCCAAAAATGTTTTTGTATGCGCGAAATGCGGCAAATTGATAGAGACAGTTGACCGAACACATCCCGGGAATTGTACCCATTGCAATGCAAAAATTTTAGGGTCCGGTCCTGCCAAACGGAATCGCTGCGAGTGTCCCCACTGCAACAAATTAAATCATTACCCAAGGCCTGAAGTTGGTCCTCCTCGGCATCGGATGTTTGCAATCGAATACCATTGTATTTTTTGCAAACCCGGCCACAAGGGGAGGTTCTTTAAAGCTCCTGATGAAGACGATCTTCGGAAACTCCGTGACACCGAGCAACAGTGGGAAAAAAAGCGGCCCCATTTTATCCCTGCGGACAAGATTCCGCAAGGAGATGAAACCAACCGCCTGCTCCGTTGGGGATACAAGCACTACCATGAAATGTTCAACTTCCGGCAAAAGCTTGGCCTGGAATTGAGTTGCCGGATTATTGAAAAGGAAAAAGACGAGAGGGTACGAAATGCCCTGGCAACCAACCTTTCCGACCTTCTCAGATACCAGAATATGCTTTGCCGGTATGATGCCATGGCCCTTAAATCGCTGGATATTTTCTCCGTTCACGGATTTCCGGTCGGCTTGATCCAATGCGAGTCGAATTTCTTGGGAATACAAAATAGCTGGAAAGGAAACAATGTGGGCTCGGGTGGATGGAGTAACATTATAGCAAAATTTTCAAAAGCCAAGGAATACTGCGACGCCCCATTTGAAATCAGACATCAAGCCGGAAGAAAGCACCGGGTGACCATTCATAAAGAATGGATCGGCGATACCGGCAATGGATTTGAACGATTGCCGAGAAAGGTGGATATTTCCTGTAGTGATGCTGCCAAAAAAAAGATTGTGGAAAACAGCTTGGATGCCGTATTTACCGATCCTCCATATTTTAGCAATGTGCAATACGCAGAGCTGATGGACTTCTGCTATGTTTGGCTCCGTAAATTGCTGGGCAAAAACATAAAAGCCTTCCTAAATCCCTCCAC harbors:
- a CDS encoding DUF1156 domain-containing protein; translated protein: MIERDFDIPFIANLALREKQIQQNYRPIIAVHKWFARRPGTLFRGLLLSEFIEKPLREAFYESNELHGIRVADPFMGGGTPLIEANRVGCEVIGYDINPMAYWIVKQQLEHLDLAAYTDAAERLRASLEKQIGQLYHTRCEYCDSVDAHVKYFLWVKVQECTGCGNELDLFPGYLVSQDRRHPKNVFVCAKCGKLIETVDRTHPGNCTHCNAKILGSGPAKRNRCECPHCNKLNHYPRPEVGPPRHRMFAIEYHCIFCKPGHKGRFFKAPDEDDLRKLRDTEQQWEKKRPHFIPADKIPQGDETNRLLRWGYKHYHEMFNFRQKLGLELSCRIIEKEKDERVRNALATNLSDLLRYQNMLCRYDAMALKSLDIFSVHGFPVGLIQCESNFLGIQNSWKGNNVGSGGWSNIIAKFSKAKEYCDAPFEIRHQAGRKHRVTIHKEWIGDTGNGFERLPRKVDISCSDAAKKKIVENSLDAVFTDPPYFSNVQYAELMDFCYVWLRKLLGKNIKAFLNPSTRNSEELTGNENMGRGLTHFANGLSLVFRNMAVALKPGKPLVFTYHHNNLRAYYPIAMAILDAGLTCSASFPCPAEMGASIHISNTRSSITDTVFVSRSTGMVPRKWVPDTPRGLASVVYQDIQLLKRGHMKPSRGDLRCIIYGHLIRLAIWALRTRWSKDIDTKIRLSKIEHWINEFGGLQGVEMYLADVLDDVPVKQSMGVRESEAIYGRDDEIPF